GTCCATCAAGGCTCTTATCCGCCGCGAAGGCTCTGGCAATAACATTGCTCTGCTCGGCAGTTTCAAGGAGCTTTGGAATCTCTACCAAAACGAGATACGGTCCCTTCTGCACAACTATGTAACAACGGATGCTGATGTTTACCAATTCGATTCTCCTACACCGGgagttggtgctggtggcaaAGACGGCATGCGAGAACACCTATTCAAGTTCTCAGAGACGGATTCCAAATCCACTGAAGTCACTACAGAGtacgaggcgctggagacTATCATTCAAGCCACCGTTCCCGGCCTGACGGGCGGTTCTCGCAAACAGGGCTCCGACAGCAAGAGGAACAAGTCAACTGCTGATGACGCCGGTTCAAGACGAAGCGCTGCGTATGGTGCAAGTCGGCAGGCATCGGGTCCTTCCAAGTCCTTGGTTGAGCCAAGCGTCTTCAATATGAGTCTGCTCTTACCGCCGACTCTCATCTTCCTGCAGCGGCTCAAAAACATTGTTCCTCCTGGTTCTGATTTGGCCACAAGCACGCTAACCAGCTTCCTCGATAACTTCCTGGTCAATGTATTCCAGCCGCAGCTGGATGAGACTCTTGGAAAGCTGACTGACACCGTCTTTGGTGAGGCCGACTCCTTTTCCCAAGATCCCGCGTGGAGTCAATGCTCTCAGCGGCCGATTTTCAAGGGAACCACTGCCTTCTTCCAAGTGGTCACAGCATTCTGCCGAATGCTTGGCACTATTCCTCCAGATCAAGCTTTGAGCTCTCTCATCGTCACTCAGATGATGAGATATTATGACCGCTGCTTCAGCTGGTTCCAATCACTCGTGACTAAGAGACACGATCAGCCTTCTGATTCAAACAATTTGCGAGCATCGGCCCGCTTTTCTGTGCAATCTGGAAAAGTCAACGAAATCGCAAAGCAACTTTCCGACGAGCTGGATGGCAGCCTGATGAAGGAAGAGGTTCAGCTTCTAATTCAAAAGACAAACGTCCAACGGCTGCAGGCAAATGACGTTATCCAGGACCGAGACACAATATCATCCTTGTGCCTTTTATACAACAGCATGAGGTGGCTGGCTGCGAAGATTCAGAGCTTGAGGCATATAACAGCGCATGAGACGGACTCGTCACGGCAGCATCTCCCACGCCAATCAGGCCAGCGGTGGGCGTTGAGTGATCCTAGTAAGGCTACAAACCAGAATCAAGTGCAGCTTCCTCTTACGGAAGAGTCAGCTCAGTAAGTTATCCATGATGATACCATAATCTAATATTCAACGCCGTCCGCTAATAAATCTCGATAGAAACTTTGACAACATTGTGTCGTCTTTTGAAGAGCTGGCTGCAACAGCTCTGTTGACCTTGCACATGGAAGTGCGTTGTCGGGTGATTTATGGGCTGCGAAACACTCTGTCGCCAGACTTGGCGCCATATATCCTTGAGCAGGACGTGAGAGAGCCGGATCCCCAAATCATCAGTCTCAACCAAGAGCTGATTGTTTTGGATGAGACAATTGTGCAATTcttgagagagaaggaagtcTTATTCATACGCACTGGGCTTGGCATCCTGATCAACACCTTCTTGGTTAAGAATGCCACTCTAGCGTCTCCCATGAACGACAAGGGATGTCAGCGCATGCAGCTCAACATTCTCGTTCTTCAGCAAAACCTCAAAAACGTCGAAGACGGAACTGACCTGGCAAAGGCCGCAAGCTACTTTTCACTCTTCGAACGGGGTGCAGACGCCATTATTGAGAAGGCAAGAGAGTACAAGGACAGGCATGGGATGGGAACGCTTTCCATTGACCCCAACAGCTTCTCGTATGACGAGCTCAAGGCTTTGATTGAGCTCTGCTACAGCGAGCAGATGGCGAATCCGGAGAGGGGCATCACGTCAGCTGCCAGGAGGCAGCTGGATGATAAGTTTGCGAGGTTGAGTGAGTTTAAGTGGGATTAATAGCATTAGAAGTGGCGTAATGAGTTATTTGTAGATGTTATGAGGATGAGTATGGTAGATGTGAGCGCTGGGGGTATTTTTATATGGTTGATCATAGTTATGCGCTTGTCGATGTTAAACGGTGGTGCTTTCTATATCAAGATTTTGGAGAACTAGATTCAAGCCGGGTATTAATCATGAGGACTATATCATATATTGagcatacctaggtagttgGTAGTCGAGTGGTATTGACGATCAGATTATCTTCTCAGCGAATGTTGCCTTTCTTGCATATAAAATACATGCGGTTTTTGAAGGCAACCTTGGTTACAAACGCCGTCAAACAGGTAAAAGAGGGAGTTTTAAAAAATTGAAACATGAACAAGGGGTATCAAAGAAAACATCATGTCCTGGGATGCCTCATATTTGCCAACACCCTTGCGAGCAGCTCCTCCCGGGTATCCCTCTTATGCGGGAAGAGGTTTCTCTAGAAACAGAGGACCAGATTAGCCTACCATTTCacattttatttctttaataGAAGAATTAGGAAATCTTACTGCCTTTAGCCATCTTCGCATCTCTTCTCTGGTCCAGGTTTCTGGATCGCCTTTGGGGTCATCTTGAGCTGGGAAAAtgtcgccgccaaagatggtccaagctgccgctgcggtcACGACAGCTCCGAAGCCTTTATTGGTTGTTAGACTAAAGCTGGGTTAGGCCAAATGTTATTTCATCATGGACATACCGAGCAGTAAATTCTATATGCTGTTAGAAATTGAAGTTTGATGAGCGCCTATCAGTTATTGCAGAGCTTGGCTCACCTTGGATCTCATCGCATTGTCGAGTGGAGTAGACATGGTGGAATGATGTAGTCTGGTTCACACACAGAGCCTGTCTTGACCGTGCAAAATTGAAATTCGTCGAAAATATCCCTGGTAGTTATATATTGCTGTGAGAGGAATTAAAATGCAAATCTGCCTTACTTAGCCACTTTGCATTGATGGAATGTGTCCTTGATTCTCGTCCTTCGATGCGAAAGCCACTTAGACTGTCGGCAACACGCACGCTCGTCGCCACAACCACCAGCCACAACCACCAGTCACAACCACCAGCCACCGCCACAGCCTAAATTGTGGCTAGTGTATCTGTTGGTCTGTGCGTCTCACCCCCGCGAAGCGGACGCACAAAAATAATTTGTTGCCAAAAATCCAGCCATACTATCTCCAATCGTAAATTTCGTTACTCTCTGTTGCCCACGAACCCCGTCTCACAGAGCCGATCAAATACCGCCAAAATGCCTAAGGAGGTCGCTGATATCAAGAAGGTGAGGATTTTGATTGAGAAAGAGTTGATTACCTTTCTATTTATCAATGTACTGACATCCTTTTTTCTCCAGTTCATCGAGATCTGCCGTCGCAAGGACGCTTCGTGTACGTATTTTCGATGCAGCTAGCTGAAAGGCCGCCCCGGACgaggaagaataaaaacgATATTCGAGAATGAAGCGACAAGATGGAAAGGAGAGGAATTCAATAACTAACTTGCTTTTCTTGCAGCCGCGCGgatcaagaagaacaagaaggccCACAACATCAAGTTCAAGGTCCGATGCCAGAAGCACCTCTACACCCTGGTGCTGAAGGACAAcgacaaggccgagaagcttAAGCAGTCCCTTCCTCCTAGTATGCGCCCCCCCGATCTCTTGTTACTCCCTCCCATATTCGATTTCGACGGCATTGGTATCGAAACAcgagagaagatgatgaaaagcTAACATTGTATTTTCAACTACAGACCTGCAGATCGCAGAGGTTTCTAAGAAGAACTAAGAAAATGAATTGGCGGTAAAACGGAGGTGGTGGCATTCGGCGTGAGAAGGGTTTACATGCACAAACTGGGCGTCTCGGGATACCTTGCATTTCATGTGCTCAGAACGCGCGCTCGCAATAGAGCTCAATATAACGATTTGAGacgcaaaaaaacaaaacaaagcaacAATTCGCACACACACCGATTGATGAGTCCGAATGATTATGTGTCCCAGCTGAAAGCCGCCTGATGAAGAGccacgacgaagaagaacaaggggaagaaggaaCGGAAACGGGGACTCAGGTGCTCGGTGATGTGCCCAATTACACAATGTGCTTGAAGCGGCGATGATCCTTCTTGAGGGCAAGGCTCGCCAAGCCTTGTAATCGCTCCTTTAGAACATCGCCCGCCCAGAAGATGACCagatcctcttcctcttcaaacGTTTCAATCCTCCAGCCTGCCCATATGCTCTTCTCCTGACCCTCTTTTCGCAATTCGTCTTCCAGTGCTTGATATTTAAGTTGTAGTGCTTCTCGATGATTGCCTTTGACCGTTATGCGGCAGACGTCGAATGTATCGTTGCTGTCCTTGTGTTTGAAGGCCTCGCGCATCTGCGGCCTTTTCCCCGCCGGCTCCATGTGGAACAGCAGGACAGAGTCGGCTCCTGGCGCGGTGAACTCGCTCAGGCTGCCGTTTGCCATCCTGTTCTCGGCGCTCTGGATCCATTCTCCGTGAGCCTCGGGGGAATCCCAAGGCGCTGTGATGAGAAGGGTCGATTGGTTCGTTGCGTCAGTGTACATGCTGCTAACATTGGCGCCGGGATTCAAGTTGTGCGCCTGGTTGTTGCGAACCCAATTGTCCTGAATCTCCTGACACTCCATGAGAGTCTCGAGGAACTCGAGGGTATCGTATTGGCCCCGTAACTTGATGAGGGCAAACTCGGTGACAGGCATGACGGCTAAGTGCGTGTGTGTGGTGTTACAAAGGGAAACAGATATGATTGGATGATGTTATTGAAGTGTGAACTATGGATTTAGGAAAGCTACTGCGAGCAACCGAAGGCCTTTTATCTCATATgagatgtttttttttttttaaatctaGGCAATGAGACGGTGACGCTGGCAATCCGTGGCTCCGCGGACAACAGTTGTTTCGAATCTCGAATTATTGGTGTTTGCGTAAGACGGTAACCTAGAATATCCGTGGGAGACAGCAGCTTACAGGGTACCTTGGTAATTTAAACAAAAAGAGGGAGCATGA
This portion of the Trichoderma atroviride chromosome 6, complete sequence genome encodes:
- a CDS encoding uncharacterized protein (EggNog:ENOG41) is translated as MSTPLDNAMRSKNLLLGFGAVVTAAAAWTIFGGDIFPAQDDPKGDPETWTREEMRRWLKARNLFPHKRDTREELLARVLANMRHPRT
- a CDS encoding uncharacterized protein (BUSCO:EOG092D0EUY), which gives rise to MSNGYGNSMRNGDGYGNFGRSNDDYDPFGDSRNRIDRYNIQPPSSQSLRSMPSRPRAQETSAERQITQVLEHIRGEWPSLCREDCVPVQLALQLLDNSSVGRAHDYRRFQTTHTYLQDSLKNIVHEHHQGFNSSIGTFHKIQSSIQVSQKRVRALKESLSLSKTSLCATDPGLKILSEESKAYDDLLQTLNELDDLRAVPDQLEARISEKRFLTAVEVLQNALRRLRKPELDNIGALSDLRSYLANQETVLMDILVEELHEHLYLKSPYCQQRWSSLAKNRGGANEGNHNEENPVTPFYLILDSIDFERPVIEDPMKNPEADTFYYVTLLVEALNKLGRLQNAVETLKNRLPVELFSVVNETNNEVEQRHPTSFRAAIGKLDGVQIYSPREIQMRADVIYDLLWTLYGKFEAIGEGQRVFHESIKALIRREGSGNNIALLGSFKELWNLYQNEIRSLLHNYVTTDADVYQFDSPTPGVGAGGKDGMREHLFKFSETDSKSTEVTTEYEALETIIQATVPGLTGGSRKQGSDSKRNKSTADDAGSRRSAAYGASRQASGPSKSLVEPSVFNMSLLLPPTLIFLQRLKNIVPPGSDLATSTLTSFLDNFLVNVFQPQLDETLGKLTDTVFGEADSFSQDPAWSQCSQRPIFKGTTAFFQVVTAFCRMLGTIPPDQALSSLIVTQMMRYYDRCFSWFQSLVTKRHDQPSDSNNLRASARFSVQSGKVNEIAKQLSDELDGSLMKEEVQLLIQKTNVQRLQANDVIQDRDTISSLCLLYNSMRWLAAKIQSLRHITAHETDSSRQHLPRQSGQRWALSDPSKATNQNQVQLPLTEESAQNFDNIVSSFEELAATALLTLHMEVRCRVIYGLRNTLSPDLAPYILEQDVREPDPQIISLNQELIVLDETIVQFLREKEVLFIRTGLGILINTFLVKNATLASPMNDKGCQRMQLNILVLQQNLKNVEDGTDLAKAASYFSLFERGADAIIEKAREYKDRHGMGTLSIDPNSFSYDELKALIELCYSEQMANPERGITSAARRQLDDKFARLSEFKWD
- a CDS encoding uncharacterized protein (EggNog:ENOG41), which gives rise to MSTPLDNAMRSKNLLLGFGAVVTAAAAWTIFGGDIFPAQDDPKGDPETWTREEMRRWLKAVRFPNSSIKEIKCEMVG
- a CDS encoding 60S ribosomal protein eL38 (BUSCO:EOG092D4UA6), with the translated sequence MPKEVADIKKFIEICRRKDASSARIKKNKKAHNIKFKVRCQKHLYTLVLKDNDKAEKLKQSLPPNLQIAEVSKKN
- a CDS encoding uncharacterized protein (EggNog:ENOG41), whose translation is MPVTEFALIKLRGQYDTLEFLETLMECQEIQDNWVRNNQAHNLNPGANVSSMYTDATNQSTLLITAPWDSPEAHGEWIQSAENRMANGSLSEFTAPGADSVLLFHMEPAGKRPQMREAFKHKDSNDTFDVCRITVKGNHREALQLKYQALEDELRKEGQEKSIWAGWRIETFEEEEDLVIFWAGDVLKERLQGLASLALKKDHRRFKHIV